A single Nicotiana tabacum cultivar K326 chromosome 5, ASM71507v2, whole genome shotgun sequence DNA region contains:
- the LOC107830798 gene encoding UDP-URONIC ACID TRANSPORTER 1-like isoform X2: protein MLSAQSEKQAFFIATLITFWIATLSIVFCGSVVGGNISLRYLPVSFNQAVGATTPFFTALFAYLMTRKQEAWITYGCLVPVVTGVIIASGGEPSFHLYGFLMCIGATAARAFKSVLQGVLLSSEGEKLNSMNLLLYMSPIAVLVLLPATLVMEPNVIDVTMTLATEHRFLGLLILVNSAMAYGANLLNFLVTKHTSALTLQVLGNAKGAVAVVISILIFQNPVTFIGIAGYTMTVMGVVAYGESKRRHK, encoded by the exons ATGTTGTCAGCACAATCAGAGAAACAGGCTTTTTTCATTGCCACACTTATAACCTTTTG GATTGCTACTCTCAGCATTGTCTTTTGTGGGTCTGTTGTGGGTGGCAATATTTCTTTAAGGTATCTGCCTGTTTCTTTTAACCAGGCTGTTGGTGCCACAACCCCATTTTTCACTGCATTGTTTGcttatttgatgacccggaaacaAGAAGCTTGGATCACTTATGGTTGCCTTGTTCCTGTTGTTACTGGAGTTATAATTGCAAGTGGG GGCGAGCCAAGCTTCCACCTTTATGGATTTCTAATGTGCATAGGTGCAACTGCTGCTAGAGCCTTTAAGTCTGTTCTTCAAGGGGTCCTTCTTTCTTCTGAAGG GGAAAAACTGAACTCAATGAATCTCCTGCTCTACATGTCACCCATTGCTGTTCTAGTCTTATTGCCTGCCACACTCGTTATGGAGCCCAACGTTATAGATGTCACTATGACACTCGCGACTGAACATAGGTTCCTTGGCCTACTTATTTTGGTTAATTCTGCAATGGCATATGGTGCCAACTTGTTGAATTTTTTGGTGACTAAACATACCAGTGCTTTGACACTCCAG GTCCTAGGCAATGCAAAAGGAGCAGTGGCTGTTGTTATCTCCATACTAATATTCCAAAATCCAGTAACTTTTATTGGAATCGCGGGCTATACAATGACAGTGATGGGAGTTGTTGCTTATGGAGAATCCAAAAGAAGACACAAATGA
- the LOC107830798 gene encoding UDP-URONIC ACID TRANSPORTER 1-like isoform X1 has protein sequence MLSAQSEKQAFFIATLITFWYSSNIGVLLLNKLLLSNYGFKFPIFLTMCHMTACAVLSYVSIVFLKIAPFQRIKSRSQFFRIATLSIVFCGSVVGGNISLRYLPVSFNQAVGATTPFFTALFAYLMTRKQEAWITYGCLVPVVTGVIIASGGEPSFHLYGFLMCIGATAARAFKSVLQGVLLSSEGEKLNSMNLLLYMSPIAVLVLLPATLVMEPNVIDVTMTLATEHRFLGLLILVNSAMAYGANLLNFLVTKHTSALTLQVLGNAKGAVAVVISILIFQNPVTFIGIAGYTMTVMGVVAYGESKRRHK, from the exons ATGTTGTCAGCACAATCAGAGAAACAGGCTTTTTTCATTGCCACACTTATAACCTTTTGGTATTCCTCAAACataggagtccttctccttaacAAATTATTGTTATCAAACTATGGATTTAAATTCCCAATTTTCCTAACCATGTGTCACATGACAGCTTGTGCTGTTCTTAGCTATGTATCCATTGTTTTCCTCAAGATTGCACCTTTTCAGAGGATTAAATCAAGATCCCAATTTTTCAGGATTGCTACTCTCAGCATTGTCTTTTGTGGGTCTGTTGTGGGTGGCAATATTTCTTTAAGGTATCTGCCTGTTTCTTTTAACCAGGCTGTTGGTGCCACAACCCCATTTTTCACTGCATTGTTTGcttatttgatgacccggaaacaAGAAGCTTGGATCACTTATGGTTGCCTTGTTCCTGTTGTTACTGGAGTTATAATTGCAAGTGGG GGCGAGCCAAGCTTCCACCTTTATGGATTTCTAATGTGCATAGGTGCAACTGCTGCTAGAGCCTTTAAGTCTGTTCTTCAAGGGGTCCTTCTTTCTTCTGAAGG GGAAAAACTGAACTCAATGAATCTCCTGCTCTACATGTCACCCATTGCTGTTCTAGTCTTATTGCCTGCCACACTCGTTATGGAGCCCAACGTTATAGATGTCACTATGACACTCGCGACTGAACATAGGTTCCTTGGCCTACTTATTTTGGTTAATTCTGCAATGGCATATGGTGCCAACTTGTTGAATTTTTTGGTGACTAAACATACCAGTGCTTTGACACTCCAG GTCCTAGGCAATGCAAAAGGAGCAGTGGCTGTTGTTATCTCCATACTAATATTCCAAAATCCAGTAACTTTTATTGGAATCGCGGGCTATACAATGACAGTGATGGGAGTTGTTGCTTATGGAGAATCCAAAAGAAGACACAAATGA